The Christensenella timonensis DNA segment TACGGGAAGAGACCTTGAGGTAATCACCCTGGTGCGGGGCGCGGTCGTCCAGGCAAAGCATATCGGCAAGGATATATTGGCCGGGTTCCGCAACATCGCGGGCGGTGAAATCATTGAGTATACGGAAATGATGAACGAGGCACGGGAAATCGCTACGACAAGGATGATCCAGGACGCGCAAAAATATGGTGCGGATGCCATTATCAATGTAAAGTATACGACTGCGGAAATATCGCAGGGCACGGCCGAAGTGCTGGCGTACGGTACGGCGGTGAAGTTTAAATAAGAAATCGATGCTCCG contains these protein-coding regions:
- a CDS encoding YbjQ family protein; the protein is MILVNTSFITGRDLEVITLVRGAVVQAKHIGKDILAGFRNIAGGEIIEYTEMMNEAREIATTRMIQDAQKYGADAIINVKYTTAEISQGTAEVLAYGTAVKFK